Proteins encoded by one window of uncultured Draconibacterium sp.:
- a CDS encoding retroviral-like aspartic protease family protein gives MRIIASILFSTFLTISLNAQTVIKMQEIGGVYEIPCKVNGLPLKFIFDTGASDVSISMTEAIFMIKNEYLSEEDIIGTEYYSIANGDIQEGTTINLKVIEIAGLKLYNVNASIAHSLEAPLLLGQSALQQLGRIEFDYDSNQLFIYNRNDSTLQKRRNIEIEAHQSTDSLYDEKANLYYDKAIAEWKLGNYDKAISFLDKVIEIEDKYISAYLNRGLANIIIVNDINPYKPSSYNYELEREYEKEFNIVYQHCQKAFDDANKVLSLRPNDYRAYHLKGRAKLKLKDYTGAIFEFNNAIQFDNEHKDTEKNYFLRAKTNYELDKYIKTIKDCNFCIKASKNGDFIGEAYYYKALSKENLFGTKFAMNDFSKAGEASFEKAYKEIDARKYKSVYPYLSFFESIFGRILMITVVILIALTFTILLIKKIRKRKKTAHNKL, from the coding sequence ATGAGAATAATTGCATCAATATTATTTAGCACGTTTCTTACCATTTCCCTAAATGCACAAACTGTTATTAAAATGCAAGAAATTGGGGGAGTTTATGAGATTCCTTGCAAAGTAAATGGACTGCCTCTAAAGTTCATTTTTGATACAGGCGCAAGTGATGTTTCTATTTCAATGACAGAAGCCATATTTATGATTAAAAATGAATATCTATCTGAAGAAGATATCATAGGTACAGAATATTACAGCATCGCAAATGGGGACATTCAAGAAGGAACTACAATTAATTTGAAAGTTATTGAGATTGCTGGGCTTAAGCTTTATAATGTTAATGCCTCAATAGCACATTCTTTAGAAGCTCCACTTCTATTAGGACAAAGTGCATTGCAACAGTTAGGAAGAATTGAATTTGATTATGATTCTAATCAGCTTTTTATTTACAATAGAAATGATTCAACCCTACAAAAAAGACGAAATATTGAAATAGAAGCCCACCAAAGTACAGACAGCTTATACGATGAAAAGGCAAACCTATACTATGACAAAGCTATTGCGGAGTGGAAACTAGGAAACTACGACAAGGCTATATCGTTTCTTGACAAAGTTATTGAAATTGAGGACAAGTATATAAGTGCTTATTTAAATCGTGGATTGGCGAATATAATCATAGTTAATGATATCAATCCCTACAAGCCGTCTTCATATAATTATGAATTGGAACGAGAATATGAAAAAGAATTTAATATAGTTTATCAACACTGCCAGAAGGCTTTTGATGATGCTAACAAGGTTCTTTCTTTAAGACCAAATGATTACAGAGCCTATCATCTTAAAGGACGTGCCAAATTGAAACTTAAAGACTACACTGGAGCGATATTTGAATTTAACAACGCAATTCAATTTGACAATGAACATAAAGACACTGAAAAAAATTATTTCCTTAGAGCAAAAACAAATTATGAACTAGACAAATACATAAAGACAATCAAAGACTGTAACTTTTGTATAAAAGCTTCTAAAAATGGAGACTTCATTGGTGAGGCATATTATTACAAAGCTCTTTCTAAAGAGAATTTATTTGGGACTAAATTTGCAATGAATGATTTCAGTAAAGCAGGAGAAGCTAGCTTTGAAAAAGCCTATAAAGAAATTGATGCGCGCAAATATAAATCGGTGTATCCGTATTTAAGTTTCTTTGAGTCAATTTTTGGAAGGATTTTAATGATTACTGTTGTCATTTTGATTGCGTTAACTTTTACAATTTTACTTATTAAAAAAATTAGAAAAAGAAAAAAAACAGCCCATAACAAATTGTAA
- a CDS encoding DUF4160 domain-containing protein, translated as MWHKQKIKYLSDSLCLHLSQATVLCIPETEYKRKKVPVLIRVIEETPFLLLLNTIKYLKAKVFGIPFIPLKFKSNPELTLDILDFRIRIEIRPKEHPPPHFHVIIDENDYSVSIKTGEFLYRNKIKKRDRLAIENWYKQNRNLIIKTWNNSRPYNCPAGKIRLTDYNHYL; from the coding sequence ATGTGGCATAAACAAAAAATAAAATATTTATCTGATAGTTTATGTTTGCATTTATCTCAAGCGACTGTTTTGTGTATACCAGAGACTGAATACAAAAGAAAAAAAGTTCCTGTATTAATAAGGGTAATAGAGGAAACTCCCTTTCTCCTATTATTAAATACAATTAAGTATCTTAAAGCTAAGGTTTTCGGAATTCCTTTCATTCCTTTAAAGTTTAAATCTAATCCAGAATTAACTTTAGACATTTTGGATTTTAGAATTAGAATTGAAATTCGACCTAAGGAACATCCCCCTCCACACTTCCATGTGATAATTGATGAGAATGATTATTCAGTTTCTATTAAAACGGGTGAATTCTTATATAGAAATAAAATAAAAAAAAGAGACAGGTTAGCAATTGAAAATTGGTATAAACAAAATAGAAATTTAATTATAAAAACATGGAATAATTCCAGACCTTACAATTGTCCCGCAGGAAAGATTAGGTTAACTGACTATAATCACTATTTATAA